The genomic window CCTTGTTAAAGTGGCCGACGGTGAGAAGGGCGAGAGAACGGGCTGGGCCTGCTCGGGGCAATAcgccgagttggccaagccCCGGAATCTTCACAATCGGCCACGGAGACCCTGTTTCTAAACATAAATCCCATCAGCAGGCCGGAGCGGTCCGCCAAGAGCATTGAATGCTCCGGGAGTCCGTTCCTGCAATGGCACTCTGGTAGTGACAGCTTGCATTGTCTGGGCCAACGGTGATATCGACAAGGAAGCGGCCGGGCAACCTTGGACGATTCAGAGACACAGTAacgcatgtatgtacatacatccaACCCGTCACCATCTATTAGTGTCGCAGCTGCGCATGACCCCGTgacgagaaaaaaaaacgagaGGGAAGAAGCATTCAAGCAGGCCCAGGCTAGTgactccgtacggagtattgccTGTCCAATTGTGCCCTTCCGTGTCAGCcaccatgcatgcatgcactTGGACGCCGGGAAAGCTGCCCGTCAACAGGCCCCCCCCTTCTTTCGAAAGCGCATCGCAGGGTGCAGTGCCGCATCGTAAAGTCTTTTGCTCTGGTGGACtggcagcagccaaggcaCGACGATGCGTCTAGGCAAAGGACAGTTAGTTCGCGGCGTTGAAGCGCATCGCAGAGTGCgcccatgggccatggcatgCTGCATGAGCAGACAGGCAAGGCCCGATGGTGCATGAATTTCAAAgtgccctccatgtcctccatgtcctccatGCTCCTCCGCCGGCTTCGCTACCCGTATTCCGCCAACTTTGTGCCGGGGCCTATTTTGCCAATTGTCCCGAGTACGGCATCTCTCGTCTCGCGTCTCGCGTCTAGAAAACAAACACTCCTTGGTTCGACTGACGTGTCGCCGGCCACTTGCACTCTGCATCATCCCACGCGGTTCCTGCCCGGTGGCTGCGCCGGCATCGACACCGTCGTGATAGTGTCGGATTGCACCACGGAATCCAGCGCAAAGAGGCCAATGGCTTTGGTGCCAGGCCATCTGCCGAACCATGAGCCCGGAGGCCAAGTATCGAACATCCCAGGGTGTGAGAAGCTTTGTCGGCACTGGGACTCGCCCTGTGTAACCGTCTGGAAAGGCAATCCAGAAGATCGTCATCGCCCATCTACCATAACAATGCTGTCTCGGCCGACTCGCAAGACAGACGAGTGCGCCGACGGCCAGTCAGCAAGCTGACTGGTCCCAGAGTGCGCCTCTGACGAAaagccagccagccttcAGCCAGGGAAGAAGGGCCACCAGTTTCGAATCTCTGCGGGGAGGCGAGGCCTCGTGCCAGCCCAAGGTCCAAGCTtcaagacgacatggacgaagcGGATGAaccatcgtcgtcgttggcgcctccctccatgtcatgtccccatgcccttgcccttgaccCCCTTCCAAACAACCTTCCATTTCATCAAAATCTAAGACCTTTCTAGGCGAGACCTGTTTATCAGAAACATCCTTTGCCTTGGGAGCAAAGATAGTGCTAGTAATAGAAGCGAGCACGGGCAACTAATTTAGAACAATCCCTCCATTGAAACCCTGCTCAGACAATAAACTGAGCTCAACTTTAGAATCTATCGTGTTTCAACTGAACAAGGCCCCCTCGCGCCTCGCAGCTTTCGCCTTAATGAGGCAGGAGGAGACAAAGTCATTTATGACCACTGTACTACTCCGCAGTGCATTTGcatcatgtacatacaatcaTCGTCTGGCACCGACAGGCTGCAAACATAACATCACTACAGGCGACGTAAGAAACCTCCGCATGTGTCATATCCTTGTTCGTAGTGACGAAACGGAGTTAAGAGGACCACCAAGGCTCATCTAGCTTGAGCTAGGCAAGGCATCGCCTTCCACGGTATTCTTTCGTGGAGTCTTGACTAGCCCTGGGCAGAAGCGAGTCAGGCCAAGGTGACCGGCCGCTAACTGAGAAACAGTCACCGTCTACCAAgtatgtctggtctggtactttgCCACAGCCTCATGTACAATCCTTAGTGCCGTGTGCTGCACTTGGAGGACACGCCGGCCGAGAGGGTCAACCAATAGAGGCAAAATGTTGGAGATACGGACCACTCTTAACAGAGTAATGCACATTGCCatctacctacctaggtaggtatcttTTGCATCTTGGCCTCTTGCGGGGTTTGTACTTGATATTCGCTACGTACAAAGTACCCTAATCGTCTGGGTTCGTTTCGGTGGTGCAAAGTCAAAGCTCGTACATGGCAGCAGGCTGGCCGCCTGTCAAGTTTCTGTCAAACGACCTGGCCCTGCTGAATGGATAAATAAGGCTTCTTCTATCCAACCGAGTCTGAGAGTCCAAGCGGGAAAGATCGTCTCTCGATTCATCAGCGGGAACGACTCGAGGTGCAGCACTGGTAGCACTAGCCAGGCCAACCGAGAACTCCGGTCCATGCAAACTACATAGCTCTCTAACCCCCGTTGGCATAGTCAGAGGTACTTGGATACCTCGCCTCCTACATCAGACAGTTTGCCGCGTGTCGTCCGCTGGTCCAAGGAAACATTGACAGTGAGCATCGAAAGCAGTGCTCACGTTGCCACCTGATTGGGTACCCGTTGTAATCTTGCCGTTCTGGAACCTGGCCTGGTTGTGACGTGTTTCTTTTCGAGGAATTgttttctaaaaaaaaaccgcTTTATACCCATTCTAGGGAGTATACGCGAAAGGCTGTGTCTTGAGCCGATGCGGCACTGCAATTTGCAATTTCCATTTCGCAAATCAAAGCTGATCGCCCTGTCAAATTCGTGAGCATGGAGCAGCAACGGCTGCCCTTCGGGATATGTGGCTACCGGACAGGGGTTTGTGGCAGACATGATCGTCTAGACATGGGGCCTTAAGCCGGGGGGGGGGCTGGAGGCCTGGAGCTGGTGCAGCGCACTTGGACAGGGTGAAAGAGACACAGAGACGAATGCCGAACAGCCCAAGATCAAATGACCAGGACGGTCGTCGATTGTAGACGCCATTTGATGACACTCAATGTCGTAGTCCCCTGGTTCCAATGGCGTGCGCCAAACTGCATGCCGGGCTACCAGCTTTGTCTCCCATCTTGGGTTGTCATTCAATCGCCGTCGGCCCAAATGACAAATATCACTGATAGACCGCAAGCAACACCAGAGGCGAAGGGACCGGTGCCCTGTTTTTCCGATGCCGCCATAGTCGCGCTTGAGCCGGGCTCCAGACGTCAAACCAGTCGGAGGTGTAAGCAACATGGCGCTATTCCGTATCGACGTGTCTCTGCAAGCAAATAAGCTTTTCAGCGGCCTGTCTCTTGTGCCGCTGGCCTAGGTGATGCATTCAGGCCGAAGCACACGCAGACTTGATCGCCAAGATATGACCCTGAAATAGCATACTATTAAGTGGTGAGGAGCCAGTGTCAAACCGGTGTGAAGCAATGGGAAATGTTTGACAGACACAACCCAagacatggccttggccctcCTGCTGCGGTTTGCGAGCTGACAACCGTCTCATTACGAAGATGCCACGGTTTTGGGCTGAcgttgtactccgtacgttgTAAAGAATTGGTGCAACTTGTTGGATGGCCAGATGGATAGATTTCCACTCCCCATCAGCACCATAGGGGCTCCATTCCTGAAAGCTCGCCATTGTTCTCCTGCATGCTGCACTTCGCAGTGAAATTTAGATAAAACAAGCAATCACAACATGACCAGTCGGCCACATGCAAACCTAATTGGCGTGGCCTGGATTGGTGTTTGGCGACACGGCGAACGCTCGATTGCAGGTACTAGCGTCATTAGGCTGCAGGTCCAGCGGTTGCTCGAGTCACGAACTTGCATTTCGGGAGCTACCCTCTGTGTTTCGTACCGAGTCCAAGACAACAAATTGCTGCGGGTGATGAACTCAGTAGGCCGCACCGCCAGTACGGGACGAGGGCATCGGCGCTGTGGTAGTACCAGCGCCGCCGAGAGCTCTAATACGGGCGCAGCGGTGGCTGTTCAGTTTCTGTCTTGATATTTCGGTCACATACGCTCCAGTGTTTAGCCCCAACGGTTCCTCGAGTCTTGAAGTCGGTGAACTGTAGAAGCTGGCTAGCTCGTGCCCCCTTCCACCTGAAGCTCGACGCAGCTCCGTGCCCAGGCTGACCCTGCCAATTGCCAATTGAGCATctcactactccgtacggcaGCGGGAATATTATGGAGAGATTGTCAGCTGCCATCAGTTGGACGATAGCACGTTCTCCAGTGGTATGGGGCGTCTCCACCTTCACTATCTTTTCTTGATAATAACTGGTAGTTTCTGCGATGCTCTCTCAATCACCCCGCATACCACTCTCATCCAGAGGAGTCAATCTCACCTTTAGAGAATCAGGCCCTGTCTGCACTCCATActtcgtactccgtaccagagGCACTTGCAGAGAGACAACCCCTGGTATAGCTAGCACATGCAGGAGAGATGCAGCAGACGCGGCAGGACAAGAGCCAGTCAGAATTGTGCACCACCGGGAGCCACCCATTGCCTAGACGGGATTACGGAGTATCGCGACTAGTCCTAAGATGGTACTGCTTGAGCAGACGTGGTATTGCCCATGGGGAGCCAGCGGAAGGTGCCGCTGCACCTGTTCGTGCTGTTGGTGCAGTGGTTTTGAAAATCGGAACATTGGGGATGCGGCAGCTCGAGACCAGGTGCGGTACGCGTGTCTTGAACGCCGTTGAGAGTGTGAGAGTGGCATCCGGCCGCCCAGTCTACCCGTTTGCTGGGTTCCCGGCTGTTACGTGGCGAGGTAGTAGTAGGAGTAGTATTGCCACGTTGAACCCGAAGATAAACCAACTTGATGACCAACGGAGCGGAGACAATTCAGAGCCGGTCGCTAGGCCGGCAATGGCACTGAGACCGTCATTCCGACTAACTCGGCGACGACAGGCGTAGTTGGGTGCTTCGCTTGATGAAGCCAGTCCATGGCCCCAACGGGCTTTGCCATGCGGTTTCATTGACTGTTGCATTTGGTTAGCTGCTGGCTTTTCTCAGCACAGGGAaacacatgtacatatgtatgtacatacgtatgTATTGTTAGCTGGCGGCAGTTGCTTGGCGTgtgttttattttcttctttccttgaGAGGCTGTGGCTAGGCTATCCCAACACCTCTGATCTCTGCGTGCTCATTGTCTGTCTCTGGAGGTCGTGGTCCTGTTGTCTAAGGAGCGAACGCCCCCCTCCCATTGCGTACAGTTCCACCCTTGCCATTGCTCTCGGTGGATTCGAGAGCCCGGCGATGTGCTCGCAGCTCGGCTATCGCAAGGCTCCTAGTGTTGTTGTAGTTCAAACGGCGGATCATTTCTTGGTTATTTATCCCAGATATtgtcaaaaagaaaaagcaagtGGATGATACCGTAGCATCGCTTTCAAAGCAACAAGTAAAAGCATGCTGCGTACATAGCAGGTAGTATCTTGCTTTGATTGTGTTTGCTTGGTGTGGCGTGGCTAAAGTTACTTGGGCAGTCTGTCAGTGGGCCAATCGGCACACAAGATGTTACGGTACGTACCTGGCATATGGCTAGCCGCTTACTTCCTAGGCACGTACTCTGTGCATTCAATTTCTTAATACGGATGGGGGTATATTTACCAATTGCATAAAGTAAGTAATTCTTGCAGAGAAGGTGTATGTGCATTTCTGCTTCGGAAGGCCCTGTGGTATAATGGTATAAGGCGAGAGAGATGGAGGCAGAGATAGGTACTTACAGACAAACACCGACTGACAGGCCGGATAATCAGACGTGTGGCCCAGCCTAGCCGGGATATTCGTGAAATATTGACTACTAGCAGGACAGATTCTCGAGCTCGCAAGCTTTGCCGGGCCATGAGGAGCCTGCTTGGTTGCTGGTGGTCTCTCTGGTCATATTTCACCATGCGATGACCCCTGTTGCTGGTTGGGGCTCCTACTTGGGGTGGGAACTTGGAGCATTTGGGTAGGAGCACCCTGGCAAATAGCAAGGCCTTGGTTTGTCCCCCAGTCCCTCAGGTCCCTCACTAAGTTAGTGCGCAGGCCACACTGCCTGGTTCCTTCCGGCTCTTCGGTACCTCTGCGCCTCTGGAGGCAAAGTACCCGCCCTGCTCCTTCCTCGTACCTCACGCTCCCAGAACTGGGTCCACTCCCTTGGGCTAGGCTGCACTCCTCCACCCCGGCTCTTGCCCCTGGCCTCCGGGAAGTGGTCCTGCAGGGCTCCCCACCCATGTGAGCCACAAACTCTCTATCAAGTCAGTCAATCACTTACATGCTCCATAACACGTCCTTGTCGAGAGGGCTTGCTCGGCTCAACCGCCTCCCTTTCGCCAAGCACGACGTCGCCATGCCGCCATCCGCAAAGAAACCCTCATTCTGTTGCTCCCTTTGCTTTCCACTACTGCGGCCACGACTCGATGTCGACCACAGGCACCCGGTGCATCCAGAGCCAGCCATTGCACACCCCACACGCCTCCGTCGTCCAAATCAGGGCCAATTTTGCTTCTGTCCTGCAAAAACCGCCCACAAAGCCTGCGTGCCTGGGTTTGTTCTGGTGTGGTGTCTCATTGCCCCCGTCCTCCATGTTCATTGatgtaattattatatagcaTTCTCTTGCCTCGTCCCTCCTGCGCCATGTGTGCTGTTGAACCTGTGTCTCTCGCTTCTCTGCTTCTCGCTGCCGAGCCTTCTAGCACGCCTCCTGTCTCCCACTTGATATACAACAGGCGTAATTACGACCGCAATTTGTTACAGCTGAGCAATCACGGACAGTGTTAAGCCTTGTCTGCGGATTTCAACCTCGGGCTGGTTGTCGGCCGTGCACATAGCTTGAGCTTGGCTTATCTGTCGACTCGCAACGAAGGCCAATTGCAAAAGTTCCGGGCAACTGAACATTCGACTTCTAAATACAACTACTTGCAGCCTCGTTTGACGTTAGCCATTTCCACTTCCATCTGGTCCTCCCCGTTGAGCTACAGTGGGGATATCGTGGCCACGAGGACGGCGCATTCTTCCCAAGCCAGCCTCGTGCTGTTCTAGCTGTTCCAGGCAACGCCGATAACTTTTGGTTTGGCTTGTCCAACGGTTCGAGAATCGACGGTTGACAGTTGCAAAGTTAGAACCGGTGTCCGGGCAGGCATCTCATCTTGGGCCGGAACCACACAGAGACAGACCGTCTATCAAGCTTCCACAACTACAGACCACCAACGGCCGAAGAGACAAGCCTAAGGGGCACCCTCTAAACCACATTCGACCTCCGAAACCTTACAACCTGTCTCTGCCCACGCTACGCACTGTCCCAAACCTGCCCCGTGGAGATCGCCGTACCGTCCGTTGCAGCATCTGGTCTTGCCATTAATCTAGCCGGTTGTGAAGCAGATCCCGGCCTGCCCGTGCCCGAGCGCAGGTCGAGTACCGCAGTCCACAAGTCCACAAATCCCTTAGTCTTCAGGGTCCTTGGGCCTGTCCCGAATAACGACAGTCCCACGCATAGTGTCTGCTTGCAAAAGCCACAGCTATCTGGGTGCTCCTACTTTTGACAGACCTCACCCCTACCACACCCCCGGCCCACTCCCTCATCCTTGCTCATTAGTCTCCGATCATATATACGTTGTATGTATATTtatcatctccatctcgctGCCCTGCTACCCACTGATATCATCAAGCCTTGAGCTCACATTGCTTTGGCTCTACTGAACATTCATAAAAGAAGACATCTCCCCCCCTTCGTCTCAACCTATCCTCCCATCTTGATCAATCTGttcatccatccattcccTTCCTTCTCAACTAGAATTCATCATCCATTACATTCATTCCTTGTGGATGCGTCACAGTCCTTCTACTCACCTTTACACCTAACAACACAACGTCACCACGCCTGCTACTACCTCCCCTCCTGTGTGTACGACATCATACCGATTCTGCCCTTGAACGATCTGCGCAGGTCTGGAAGGATACAACAGTATAACCGGCATTGTTCTCACCGGCGACACTCGCAACCTCACCTCCAAGCCAAACACAACACAGTCTCACACAATGGAGCTacttgagcttgtcgaaTATGAGCCTACGACGCGCCCATTCCAGTGTGACTGGGAATCTTGCAACAAGGTGTGTAACCTTCTTCATCTCGTTCGCTATCGAACATCGTTTTACTTACTGCGTATGGCAGAGCTTCAACCGCAAGTCAGACTTGCAACGACACTACCGAATTCACACAAATGAGAGGCCTTACACTTGCACAACACCTGGTTGCGGCAAGAGCTTTATTCAGCGCAGTGCTTTGACTGTCCACATCCGAACACATACTGGCGAGAAGCCTCACCAGTGCCAACATATTGGATGTGGAAAGCGCTTCTCCGACGTCAGTCCAGGCCGTCCATCTTTGCCCTGCATGCAGCCTACTTACATTGCACACAGTCTTCATCTCTTGCTCGTCACCGACGTATCCATACCGGCAAGCGACCCTACAAATGCGCCCATGATGGATGCCTAAAGAGGTGAGTTGATAATGCAATGTAGCAATGACTTAATTCTGACCATAGAAGCAGCTTCTGTCGCAAGACGACAATGGTCAAGCACCAGCGACGATCTCATCAACGCGGCCTGCACCCTAACGATATGCTTGACGATTGCACCTCGGAATCAGACATGGGCGAGTCCCCTCCTACGCCCGGCCAAACGATGAGTTGGCCCATGCAGGGAGCTATCACTCATCCTGCTATGGCTCATAGCCATCCCATGCATCGAGCTGCCTCATTTGCCGACTTTGGTCATCATGTAAACCAGTATGGCATGTCCCAGCAGATGGGAAGTCGTCACAGCATGCCCGCAGAAGTCCATGAGTACCACGCTCAAGATGCTGGTATGCAGATCGTTCATCGACCTACCGGCATGCCCCAGCAAGCATACTACGTTATTGACCAGAATAACCCTGGCATTGCGACGATGAACACGAACGTGCCTCATGCATACCACATTCCCCGACAACACGTCGAGCGGCCAGCCATTGACATGACCTATAGCGCCGGGAGCATGACTTCTATTAGCAGCAGCCCAGCCAGCTTCTCTCCTGCATCCGGACATAGCCCAGCTATACACGACGGCATGTACACTCATCAGCCTCCCGCTGCGCCTACGTACAGCCTGCAGGACGCCGCCTCAGTCGAGTCGCAAAACAACATGGTTCCATACGCTCAGCAGATGCCGCAGACGCAAGGATCCCAGCCTGAAAACGAATGGGGATACCCCTACCAGTCTCCTGTTGAGGTAGCTACGATCGGACAAATTCCTGCTTATGGCTCTGGAGTATACGATATGTACTCCGGTCCCAAGATCGAATTCGACGACCCTACCATGCAACTGCCTAGCTCTCGAGTAGAGACGATGTGAAATCGGAACCACAAACTTGCTGGTCGGTGATTCATCTCGCTGTCATCTTGTGTACTCCTGGCTCTGGACTTCAAAAAATTATATACCACTTGTACAACTAATCACAACATATTTTCTTACATGGGCGGCACCTACCTTATAATTGATTTCGCATTAATTCTGGGGCGGATATACCATTTGGGATCTACAGAACCAATGATTTTTTTCGACTTACTTTATTACATATTCCTCTTGCCCCTTTCGCTGGCAATCTATTGTTTATTATGTTGGGTGATTGCCTGGAGCTATCGAGTTTCGGTGCATCTTCTAGCTATTTTCCCTTGTGTTTTACTTGAGAACGAACGCATGGTCGTGGTATTACTTGGTACTGGCGCGGGTTAAAGGGAGATAGATGAAGGGCATTTATTATGATAAAGAGAATAGGGAGGTTCAAACCAGCATGAGCATTGTATCATGAAAGGTTGGATGAAATGATATTTATTGTACGTGTACTATCCGAAATACAAGGTACTTATTAAACATACTTAATTGAATACATAAACACATAAACATTATATGAGACTTACAGACCTCCTGTTGTGGATTCTCTCCATTGTGTAGTCCAATCTCACCGAAAGTACTTGCACAAGGCTAGCTGAGCCCCGAAGGTTAGTCATATTACTTGACAAGTTAACGTAACCAGGGATTTTGCTTATGCTAGTCAGAGTTGCAAGTGTCTATAATCTCTACGGTCTATTTTGGACGGTACTTTCTGCCTGCATATTTTATGGACTGGTATAAAAGCTCTTTACCAACtgtgcttttttttgtctcaTTTTCTACTTACCAGCTGGCAACTCTGTCACGCATGACGCCCCTTTTGTATCAAGGCAGGCATTGCCTTTTACTGTAACTTCAACTTAACATTCTTATTCACACCCAGCTAGCTGTCTCTGCATATTGAATCACCGCAATGCATCGCCTATTATTGTTGCTTACGGGCTCTTGTGTGAGCATCGCATTGGTGCTTTTACCCTTCCATGATCCCTCACATCCGTTTCCCAATCCTGGATCTCATTTGCCCTTTCAACCCACATTAACCAACATTGGCTTGCATTCAAATTGATTCAATTCCCTGCTTGCTAGTATCATGGTACCACTTTTGCGCCGTGAGAAGTCTCTGGTTTGTCTTGTCAAGCACACCCTTGGCATGCCATCCGCTTAGCCCAGTTGGTTGAACAGGAGCACTTTCCATTGTAGCGAACATCATAAATTGAATAGAAGCCACTACATCGTCATATATTGATGTCGAGGACGACACTAGTCAGGGTATCCAAACGATTTCTTATTCGCATAGAGGCATTGGTTAATGTCTACTCAGGGTTCCAAGTGAAATATTTGCCCTGTCAGACCGTACTTCAGGTGCCTTTACTGGGTCTTGGTACCACTGGTAAAGCAATTGAAATGAAGTCTGGGGAAGTCTTTGGAATGTTGTTGGACAACGCAGTGCATTGCTGGTCTGGACTGATGGTTCGTCGTGTCTATTGTCCTTGGAAGATTATGTTCCTCGCGTAGGTCAGACTAAGAAGATTATTACTTTGTTGAAGAATTGATGGAATTCATATTTTGAATGCCTCGACACCGAGTTTCTGGAccgtaaaaaaaaagggcttTGCTAAGATGGGAACCAGACCATGTCGGGACCTGCTTAAGACAGAGAGGCACAGAAAGAAACCCGAATCAAATTCACTTGTAAATGAAACTGAGTTGATATTAGTTCCAGGTGCTAAGACACTTGACCGGCAATATTTGCCATTGCTAACCTATGGATATGCCGGTGCTGGCTGTGAGATTGTTGGCTAGTTCGCTAGTTCTGGGTTGGCCCTGTATGCTGCAGGGTCAACCTGCAGCGTTTTCTGCAGGTCCCTGAAGTGAAATCCTGGCTATTCATACCTTGTCTTGTGAGAACGTCACGCTAGCGTCACTGGCATGGAAAATGAAGAGATTCGACGCACGGTCGAGATGGTATCGGGGGCAGCCGACATACGCAAAACATCGAGCTAGTTGCCTGAGTAATCCGACTTCGCCAAGTTATCTACATTAATGCTCGATCCTCAGATCTAATGCGCCCAAGGAAGAATACTTATCTTTCGAAAGTCACTGTAGCAGGCCTTTCGGGACGACACCTTTGTTGAAGCCGCCCGCTTAATGAGCCACAAAAAAGCAGACTACGTAAGCTCTTCACCTCATTGCTACCACACACATAGGCGGCAATGTCCATCCCAGCTATACATACAGACACAGAGGTGCAGCTGTTGGGTGATGGTTGGAGCCTGGCCTGGGAGTTGGTTGGCACTGCCGAGTTGGTGTGCCGTGATTGCGCATACAAGAGTCCGGATTTTACGTACGAGTGAATGCCTCTAAGCACCGTATGATTCGCAAATGTCAATGCGTCTTTATTGTGATGTCATCATTTTGCTGGTCTTTTAAGTAATCAAATGGCTATGCACGTGTAGGTGTTTCGAGAGTAAAGGATTCTATGTGGTTCTGTCGGCTGGTTGCGGAATCGGATCATCCAGCCTCCAGTTGATGACTAAGAGGCTCCCCACGGAAAAATCGGGGCCCACGACAACTTCTTTGTGTTGGGATCCGCCGCCGTTGATCGAAGTGGCAAGACGACATCATTCCCACGATCACCCACGCTTGTTGGGGATACAACATCGACATCGACACAGCAACCTACATCATGAATGCGTCGATGTGAGAGAGATATCCAGCGGCTAATATCAGCGGTCTGTCCTCATCAGCTATAGTCGGTCGTGTGCGTGTACCGCCGTGATTTGAGGCCGTTGAGCCGAACCGGAACTTGGCATTGATCCACCTGACAAGACATCGGCGACCGCAGCCACTGTTCTTCATCTGTGCTCTATCACGCGATTGCAGAAGGGCCTTTCTATCACTTGATACATTATTCCTGCGGGGTCTTCGCGAGGGTTATGGCTTTCCATGGCGTCCCGGTGAGTTCACGCGAACGAGCACGAGCTAAGTGTCACCAGCGTGATTATGAGCTGACTCAGAAACCATCAGGCCATGGTGTCAGCCGCCGCAGAGGCCTGGCCATCGATTGCGAATTCGTTAATGGGACCCTGGAGAAGTGCGACTTTGCCTACGCGACGGTTGAAACCGACACCTATATCTGATTCCCAAGCTGTTGGGCCAACTGCCTCCAAGTCATCGTTGACGCAATTGCCGGATTTCATACGAGCTGCGAATCCATCGATATATACTCTCCCCCCAATACCGAAAGGTGCTGTGCCGATGAAAATCCACAATGCCGTATCCAATCTTTCTCAAATTGGCTTGCGTGCTGCGAATCCCGTTTTGCGCCAACCCCAATTCCAGCCCAAGGGATATGTGCCACGGGCGCAATGGCGGCCGTTGGTTTCGATAGATATGCCGAGATTTACGTTCCAAGGTGTGACAATGCAGCGAAGAGGATTTGGTACAGGATTTGGCAGCTCAAACGGCATCTCCCGCAACCAGCTAGCCACTGTTGAAGAGTCCGCGAATCGCAACGCTGGCAATGCCAACATGCAAAATGCCTTTTATCAGCTCCTCCTTCGAGCAAACATGCCTGGAATCCTAGTCGAACGCTACCAATCAGGACGATTTGCGACAAACGCAGCAACCGAGGAAGCTTACAAAAAAGCATTGACAGCACTTAACGCAGGCACCAATACCACCAGTGGGCCATCTGCTCCATCTGGATACGCTAGAGGACAATGGGCTACTCAGGAGCAAGCTATTGCCAATGCTGCTGTCGCTGGTAGCTCGTACGGTTCTGGAGCTAAAGGAGGCAAAGGGGAGCCAATTCACGTCGTCGTTCAAGA from Metarhizium brunneum chromosome 2, complete sequence includes these protein-coding regions:
- the Glis3 gene encoding Zinc finger protein GLIS3, producing MELLELVEYEPTTRPFQCDWESCNKSFNRKSDLQRHYRIHTNERPYTCTTPGCGKSFIQRSALTVHIRTHTGEKPHQCQHIGCGKRFSDSSSLARHRRIHTGKRPYKCAHDGCLKSFCRKTTMVKHQRRSHQRGLHPNDMLDDCTSESDMGESPPTPGQTMSWPMQGAITHPAMAHSHPMHRAASFADFGHHVNQYGMSQQMGSRHSMPAEVHEYHAQDAGMQIVHRPTGMPQQAYYVIDQNNPGIATMNTNVPHAYHIPRQHVERPAIDMTYSAGSMTSISSSPASFSPASGHSPAIHDGMYTHQPPAAPTYSLQDAASVESQNNMVPYAQQMPQTQGSQPENEWGYPYQSPVEVATIGQIPAYGSGVYDMYSGPKIEFDDPTMQLPSSRVETM